The proteins below come from a single Aegilops tauschii subsp. strangulata cultivar AL8/78 chromosome 6, Aet v6.0, whole genome shotgun sequence genomic window:
- the LOC109785636 gene encoding ribosome biogenesis regulatory protein homolog yields the protein MAEEAAAAASASATNFEVDLGHLMAYDPSHHLAAGAASSRAELRDECLRKATELAQAVANALFSLPATEGRDGPVVRLPPPTNRLPREKHLPRPKPPTKWEQFAKSKGIIKHKKNKRAWDEQTNSWKRTYGYDRVNDDRDVPIIEAKLTDEPGVDPFAQRREEKKGRVDKQEKNRLGNLKNAAKVGALPSHIQLAATSVPITGTKADLPRKAKKEDLENVAGMASAATASGGKFDKKLPGEKPLKKAGKNRKFLPVVEGKGMGNLEKQQNDKILNSLLAKNFEEPLDVSKAITMYKVKKDNKRRKDKQSSSSGSSKLKPQKKIHKKSSKKTA from the exons ATGGCGgaagaagccgccgccgccgcctccgcgtccgccaCCAACTTCGAGGTGGACCTGGGCCACCTCATGGCCTACGACCCCTCGCaccacctcgccgccggcgccgcgTCGTCCCGGGCGGAGCTGCGGGACGAGTGCCTGCGGAAGGCCACGGAGCTCGCGCAGGCCGTCGCCAACGCCCTCTTCTCGCTGCCCGCCACCGAGGGCCGCGACGGCCCCGTcgtccgcctcccgccgcccaccaaCCGCCTGCCCCGCGAGAAGCAT TTACCAAGGCCAAAGCCTCCTACCAAGTGGGAGCAGTTCGCAAAGTCGAAAG GGATTATCAAGCACAAGAAGAACAAGCGTGCATGGGATGAGCAAACTAATTCCTGGAAGCGGACGTATGGCTATGATCGTGTTAATGATGATAGGGACGTTCCCATCATTGAAGCCAAATTGACAGACG AGCCTGGTGTTGATCCTTTTGCTCAAAGAAGGGAAGAGAAGAAGGGCAGGGtcgataaacaagaaaagaacaGACTTGGGAATTTGAAGAATGCTGCAAAAGTTGGTGCTCTGCCAAG TCATATACAGCTCGCTGCCACGTCCGTGCCCATCACAGGAACTAAAGCTGATCTGCCAAGAAAAGCTAAGAAGGAAGACCTCGAGAATGTCGCTGGTATGGCTTCTGCAGCAACGGCTAGCGGTGGGAAGTTCGACAAAAAGTTGCCTGGCGAGAAACCTCTCAAGAAGGCTGGCAAAAACAGAAAG TTCCTCCCTGTTGTTGAAGGGAAAGGAATGGGCAACCTGGAGAAACAGCAAAACGACAAGATCCTGAACAGTCTACTGGCCAAGAACTTCGAGGAACCGTTGGATGTCAGCAAG GCAATCACGATGTACAAGGTGAAGAAGGACAACAAGAGGAGGAAAGACAAGCAATCGTCGTCATCCGGATCAAGTAAGTTGAAGCCCCAGAAGAAAATCCACAAGAAATCTTCAAAGAAAACCGCTTAG
- the LOC109785632 gene encoding uncharacterized protein yields the protein MSSQPEIAQVVRSGQAAEEADEHYDPFKDPKRRPTKSKDPAWKYAFWPDLNKRLLLQCNLCAEQITSGPCRMKKHLAGGFTIVSMCTKTTPAIRKEMHGYLKTHSFRFKNLDGDEGGEEDGEEGAEQENCAGSSRASNSNASTKRKSEGTTHLAATVAKKQGKSIADRIRKTPEEVVADRHMSKGTQKNMKDYNKKTEEQKDDVDGHVADFLYENCLPLNIVNSRSWEILLESIGQYGSDYISPTYHQVREPLLERAKMWTDNLKGKHEVAWKEYGCSLMSDGWTDMTGRHLINLLVNSPEGTFFLGTANVSFEIVDANLVAKLLSEQIDAISLELVVQVVSDNGSNYKAAGRLLMEKYPTMYWTPCAAHCLDLMLEDIGKIKEFSRCIAKAKRTTRFIYAHGKVLDLMRSLNGKQEIVRPGATRFATSFLTLESMWKQRQTLKTLFVSPQWYANRLKDNEGGKAAEATVISVSFWQSVEHCMRASQPLLRALRIADGDETPAMAEMWAAMDFAKTRIKEALTHKPNLLGQVVAIVDKRWDNQMEQKLHGAAFFLNPNKFFAIKESNKRQASRLRSMFNDVLWKMVPDDEQQTTISREADDYELGSECFSKPLSIKDRDKKSPLLWRNAYGGLAFDLQTLAKRIISLCCSASGCERNWSVFAHIHTKGRNRLEYKRLNKLSYVSYNRKMEARFQNLREQGSNAKKSSPLILEEFEWDNEWVDINAEMVHEDQAQVMDGETPLLWSQVDEAMGASTSLAGRNYPRRARGDPSESIARLIGPYITYTRNNARTRLVVHDEELRAELEAA from the exons ATGTCCTCCCAGCCCGAGATAGCCCAAGTTGTTCGATCAGGTCAAGCTGCAGAAGAAGCTGATGAGCACTATGATCCATTCAAAGATCCTAAGAGGAGGCCAACAAAGAGCAAGGATCCAGCATGGAAATATGCATTCTGGCCAGATCTTAACAAGAGGTTGTTGCTGCAGTGTAATTTGTGCGCCGAGCAAATTACCTCTGGACCTTGTAGGATGAAGAAACACCTTGCTGGGGGGTTTACAATTGTGAGTATGTGCACCAAAACAACCCCTGCAATTCGAAAGGAGATGCACGGCTACTTGAAGACTCACTCATTCCGTTTCAAAAATCTTGATGGAGATGaaggtggtgaagaagatggtgaaGAAGGTGCTGAACAAGAGAACTGTGCAGGAAGTTCAAGAGCTTCCAACTCCAACGCCTCCACGAAAAGGAAATCAGAGGGGACTACTCATTTGGCAGCGACGGTGGCAAAGAAGCAAGGAAAGTCCATTGCAGATCGGATTCGGAAGACACCGGAAGAGGTGGTTGCCGATAGACATATGTCAAAGGGCACTCAAAAGAATATGAAGGATTACAACAAGAAGACAGAGGAGCAAAAAGATGATGTAGATGGTCATGTAGCTGACTTTTTGTATGAGAATTGCCTTCCACTCAATATTGTCAATTCAAGGAGTTGGGAGATTCTATTGGAATCTATAGGGCAGTATGGCTCTGATTATATATCTCCTACTTATCATCAAGTGAGGGAACCATTGCTTGAGAGGGCAAAGATGTGGACCGACAACTTGAAAGGGAAGCATGAAGTTGCATGGAAAGAATATGGTTGCTCACTCATGTCAGATGGCTGGACGGACATGACCGGGCGGCACTTGATCAACTTACTCGTCAATAGTCCAGAAGGTACCTTCTTCTTAGGGACAGCCAATGTTTCTTTTGAAATAGTTGATGCAAATCTGGTGGCAAAGCTGTTGAGCGAACAAATTGATGCAATTAGCCTTGAATTGGTAGTCCAAGTAGTTAGCGATAATGGATCTAACTACAAGGCAGCCGGTAGACTTCTAATGGAAAAGTATCCTACAATGTATTGGACACCTTGTGCTGCCCACTGTTTGGATCTTATGCTAGAGGACATTGGGAAGATCAAAGAGTTCAGTCGTTGCATTGCTAAAGCAAAGAGAACAACCAGATTTATTTATGCCCATGGAAAGGTTCTTGATTTAATGAGAAGCTTGAATGGTAAGCAAGAAATTGTGAGGCCTGGAGCAACTCGTTTTGCTACGTCATTCCTTACTTTGGAAAGCATGTGGAAGCAAAGGCAAACATTGAAAACTCTCTTTGTTAGCCCACAATGGTATGCAAACAGATTAAAGGACAACGAAGGAGGGAAGGCGGCTGAAGCAACTGTGATCTCCGTGTCATTTTGGCAATCGGTGGAGCATTGCATGAGAGCTTCACAACCACTTCTTAGAGCTTTGAGGATCGCTGATGGTGACGAGACTCCGGCTATGGCAGAAATGTGGGCAGCCATGGATTTTGCAAAGACACGCATAAAGGAAGCTTTGACACATAAGCCAAACCTCCTAGGTCAAGTGGTAGCTATTGTTGATAAGAGGTGGGATAATCAGATGGAACAAAAGCTACATGGGGCTGCTTTCTTCTTGAACCCAAATAAATTCTTTGCCATTAAGGAGTCCAACAAAAGACAAGCCTCCCGTCTCCGTTCAATGTTCAATGATGTGCTATGGAAGATGGTGCCCGATGATGAGCAGCAAACAACTATAAGTAGGGAAGCTGACGACTATGAGCTGGGGAGTGAATGTTTCTCGAAGCCATTGTCAATTAAAGACCGTGACAAAAAAAGCCCTC TTCTTTGGCGGAATGCTTATGGTGGCCTTGCTTTTGACCTCCAAACTCTTGCAAAGCGAATCATTAGTCTATGTTGTTCAGCATCCGGCTGCGAGCGCAATTGGAGTGTATTTGCTCAT ATCCACACTAAAGGGAGAAACCGTCTAGAGTACAAGAGATTGAACAAGCTATCATATGTCTCGTACAACCGGAAAATGGAAGCTAGGTTTCAGAATCTGCGTGAGCAAGGCTCTAATGCAAAGAAATCTAGTCCACTTATCCTAGAAGAATTCGAATGGGATAATGAATGGGTTGATATCAATGCTGAAATGGTACATGAAGATCAAGCTCAAGTCATGGACGGTGAAACACCACTACTTTGGTCTCAGGTTGATGAAGCCATGGGTGCGTCAACTTCTCTAGCAGGCCGCAACTATCCTAGGAGAGCGCGTGGTGATCCTAGCGAGTCTATTGCACGACTCATAGGCCCTTATATCACCTACACTCGGAACAACGCAAGAACAAGGctggttgtgcatgatgaagagTTGAGGGCTGAATTAGAAGCGGCATAA